A genomic segment from Methanoplanus limicola DSM 2279 encodes:
- a CDS encoding S8 family serine peptidase: protein MAKQPVNISEIIDYGVITVKSACLAILIILLFCAAASGTQSEEEYISQEISGNVTLNNLSGKIPPPAAVLPANASERGEEPDVSANTSAPFRTPLPDPAEKYENEGEEVPLHEEAILIVSSSNTKPSPDDSEGRPLYAPESIIVRYVPETASDMAVMADTANSLSAAYHTTLSHDFSEDGISGMQLINLPEDLTVQEAVVAYESSPYVLYAEPDYYCYEDKLPNDPDFSRLWGLKNTGQTVNGQAGTSGADISASEAWDITTGSKDVIIAVIDSGVYMHHLDLVDNMWRNRNETADGKDTDGNGYIDDLYGWDFYQNDNDPDDVDGHGTHCAGTVAGVGNNELGVAGVMWTAEIMPLRFMGPYGTGKTSDAIKAINYAKNNGACIISNSWGSPSYSQALKDDIDSFAGSVICSAGNSAADTDTSPNYPATYNSTNIIAVASTDNRNSLSYFSNYGSATVDVAAPGTGIYSTGVYYDRKEIFSDNFTDFSNWYNYGVWKPNTSVYLTSPSSAYAGPPGNDTKSWLAMVNNLTLSDYQLPELTFSCNYSIVNGNNTLNVYTSCPDKSAFNFAYQIQGTSEGGWKTVTINKDQIFSSYQANGYSVIPGEIRFAFIFIRDNTSSPDYAFVDDIKVTNVAKILPDYKSMNGTSMAAPHVSGLAGLIKAYNSSLSTSQVREIITSNTDPLTSLSGKCMTGGRINASKALLALHLKAGIEANVTSGDVPLTVGFTDNSTGINYTSLWSFGDENISTEINPVYTYTANGTYTVNLTISNKYGGNISSETGLIKVGSGTEPTPTPTATPTVTPTATPTPSPTPTPKPGEYPAANIVYLGTDTASLHWENSSPFRNTPDYGGYNLVRGATTLATGTGLSFTDKNVPGGPGSDYNYYTYARNISGKPVLLYVTPVSFGEQVYGTMQTDDTWDKAGGEVQLTANLNPNGHRLEIKNTRVYSPELHSKRILGATSLTLDNVQFSYVSLDLSPIDDERALITTGNVVSDSSIEVADSNLGISNITTSSSLELTGENNQVHSGKGTIIIRGNDSLINECEGDLFVNGDRAYVISFSGMADIKGNQTDVKGCTGEGAAAITVTGRDAVIEDNILRNIGHSLYDERYGIWLREGSGGIIRNNTIINVTAWAGWGDGIRIGEADKSPLENITVSGNHIDGVEGAGIGILSGSEQLTVSGNLVRNITLYGIDFGMGSLYPADTSFFEINRNEIHSSKDNSGTYGMYLSGNNGHIEENNLSGFICALRLSGDSFEVKNNSISDIRGAGGLYGAEAAVAVYGDENVISDNRISGYTGVEDRGLQYGIRLDGSDGNLLNNTVSNYFSGLDIIGNNHNVTGNTLNGISGSTLNHHVVNFSAENSLFEGNTIINTTQKTWARGVVYSTNCSGNVFSKNLIDTGDNGFYITKIKNGTVFSENILTNITSSGIYAGEVSGGDPATSAGYSDMQILNNTFAGMSAQGGSGVYIDRIYGSSIAGNNITDCCYGIDMWPYTKESIISDNLIINGSEGIRLRGTGDLATGNTILNYSGKGIYLYNPSKTILRNNTILHGIGGNPAAIYAETYTENSYRIESSTIGDMVNLTTFSIEESSNGLVIKPVKAPPEPPKSPEYPYSPVSVGCRADINTFNSYRSNPFSFNLTFHYAPESLKDIPEESISVWKYNGSHWYGGNETPSWNGSRWLNKADHEVGVTVISLPAYSAEPVIFAPLAETLKADFSAEPREGTVPVRVSFTDLSAGDPDKWSWSFGDGDVSSEEGPVHTYTMGGDYTVSLTVSKDGRNNTAVKENYITVENHPPELSGIAPLYGYSNGSLINALLNGSGFIAGAEVTLTKTGFPDMKASNVTVITPSVINCTLDLHGAEPGQWTVKTSNYDGKSASLKDGFIVRPRGDFNGNGFVDIGDVSKVAYMVAGKEPEDPEADFYGDGNVDVGDAARIAWYFTGKLPGL, encoded by the coding sequence TTGGCTAAGCAGCCTGTAAATATCTCAGAAATTATTGATTACGGGGTGATTACTGTGAAATCTGCCTGCCTTGCTATTTTAATTATACTCCTCTTCTGTGCTGCCGCATCGGGAACCCAGAGTGAAGAAGAGTATATCTCTCAGGAAATATCCGGGAATGTAACACTGAATAATTTATCCGGAAAAATACCTCCGCCTGCTGCCGTTCTTCCTGCGAATGCCAGTGAAAGAGGAGAGGAACCGGATGTATCAGCCAATACTTCAGCTCCTTTTAGGACGCCTCTTCCGGATCCGGCTGAAAAATATGAAAATGAGGGAGAGGAAGTGCCTCTGCATGAAGAAGCAATTCTCATCGTGAGCAGCAGCAATACAAAACCATCTCCGGATGATTCAGAAGGCCGCCCACTCTATGCTCCTGAGAGCATAATCGTCCGTTATGTCCCGGAAACTGCATCTGACATGGCAGTGATGGCAGATACTGCCAACAGCCTGAGTGCAGCTTACCATACAACCCTCAGTCACGACTTCTCAGAAGACGGAATTTCCGGCATGCAGCTCATAAATCTCCCCGAAGATCTCACAGTTCAGGAGGCAGTGGTTGCATATGAAAGCAGCCCGTATGTCCTATATGCCGAACCGGACTACTACTGCTATGAAGACAAACTGCCCAATGACCCTGATTTCTCACGTCTGTGGGGCCTGAAAAATACCGGCCAGACTGTCAACGGACAGGCAGGAACTTCCGGCGCTGACATCTCAGCTTCTGAAGCCTGGGATATAACAACAGGATCAAAGGACGTTATAATTGCCGTCATTGATTCCGGTGTTTACATGCACCACCTTGATCTCGTGGACAATATGTGGAGAAACCGGAATGAAACAGCGGACGGTAAGGATACTGACGGAAACGGCTATATTGACGATCTCTATGGCTGGGATTTTTATCAGAATGACAATGATCCCGATGACGTTGACGGGCACGGCACCCACTGTGCCGGAACAGTTGCCGGGGTGGGGAACAATGAACTCGGTGTTGCCGGGGTTATGTGGACAGCAGAGATAATGCCGCTGAGATTTATGGGACCTTATGGCACAGGGAAGACTTCAGACGCAATAAAAGCCATAAACTATGCGAAGAACAACGGTGCCTGTATAATAAGCAACTCCTGGGGGTCGCCGTCATATTCGCAGGCATTAAAAGATGACATAGACTCTTTCGCCGGATCTGTGATATGCTCTGCGGGAAACAGTGCAGCAGACACCGATACTTCCCCGAATTATCCTGCCACTTACAACAGCACAAATATTATTGCCGTTGCATCAACCGACAACAGAAACAGCCTCTCATATTTCTCAAACTATGGCTCTGCAACTGTGGATGTTGCCGCACCCGGGACGGGGATTTACAGTACAGGAGTTTATTATGACAGAAAGGAGATCTTCAGTGACAATTTTACTGACTTCAGTAACTGGTATAATTACGGCGTGTGGAAACCAAATACTTCTGTTTATCTCACCTCACCATCCTCAGCATATGCCGGCCCTCCGGGAAATGACACGAAATCATGGCTCGCTATGGTAAATAACCTTACACTGTCGGATTATCAGCTCCCTGAACTTACATTCAGCTGCAATTATTCAATAGTGAACGGAAACAACACCCTTAATGTTTACACATCCTGCCCGGACAAGAGTGCATTTAATTTTGCTTATCAGATACAGGGCACATCTGAAGGTGGCTGGAAGACGGTTACAATAAACAAGGACCAGATCTTTAGTTCATACCAGGCAAATGGTTATTCTGTCATTCCGGGAGAGATCCGCTTTGCTTTTATTTTTATAAGGGATAATACATCATCACCGGATTATGCCTTTGTTGACGATATCAAAGTGACCAATGTCGCAAAGATACTTCCGGATTACAAATCAATGAACGGCACCTCGATGGCAGCCCCTCATGTATCCGGGCTTGCCGGGCTTATCAAAGCATATAATTCCTCCCTTTCCACCTCACAGGTCAGGGAGATTATCACCTCAAACACAGATCCCCTCACTTCGCTTTCAGGAAAATGTATGACAGGCGGAAGAATAAACGCCTCAAAGGCGCTTTTAGCTCTGCACCTTAAAGCCGGAATTGAGGCTAATGTTACATCCGGAGATGTGCCGCTCACAGTCGGTTTCACAGACAACTCAACCGGAATAAATTATACATCGCTCTGGTCGTTTGGCGACGAAAACATCTCCACAGAGATAAATCCGGTTTACACATACACGGCAAACGGCACATACACTGTCAATCTGACAATATCCAATAAATACGGGGGAAATATCTCATCCGAAACCGGCCTGATTAAAGTCGGCTCAGGAACAGAACCAACTCCCACGCCGACTGCAACTCCGACTGTAACACCGACAGCAACGCCTACACCATCTCCAACCCCCACGCCAAAACCGGGTGAATATCCGGCTGCAAACATTGTATATCTCGGAACAGATACAGCCTCTCTTCACTGGGAGAACAGCAGCCCGTTTAGGAATACTCCGGATTATGGAGGATATAATTTAGTACGTGGTGCAACAACCCTTGCAACCGGAACAGGACTGTCATTCACTGACAAAAATGTCCCCGGAGGGCCGGGTTCTGATTACAATTACTATACTTATGCACGAAACATCTCAGGAAAGCCGGTCCTGCTCTATGTAACTCCGGTAAGTTTTGGAGAACAGGTTTACGGAACTATGCAGACCGATGATACCTGGGATAAAGCCGGCGGGGAAGTGCAGCTTACAGCCAATCTGAATCCAAACGGGCACAGACTTGAGATAAAGAATACCCGTGTGTATTCCCCGGAATTACACTCAAAAAGGATCCTCGGAGCTACCAGCCTCACCCTGGATAATGTTCAGTTCAGCTATGTATCTCTTGATTTAAGCCCGATTGATGATGAACGGGCGCTGATAACCACCGGAAATGTCGTATCAGACAGTTCTATTGAGGTTGCTGACAGCAATCTGGGGATATCCAATATCACAACATCTTCCTCATTAGAACTAACAGGTGAGAACAATCAGGTGCATTCAGGCAAAGGCACGATTATTATCAGAGGAAATGACAGCCTGATAAATGAATGTGAAGGAGATCTCTTTGTCAACGGGGACCGTGCTTATGTCATCTCATTTTCCGGAATGGCTGATATAAAAGGAAACCAAACAGATGTAAAGGGGTGCACAGGTGAAGGAGCCGCAGCAATAACGGTTACAGGAAGAGATGCAGTCATTGAGGATAACATCCTTAGAAATATCGGCCACTCTCTATATGACGAAAGATACGGCATCTGGCTCAGGGAAGGATCAGGCGGAATAATCAGGAATAATACTATCATAAATGTAACCGCATGGGCAGGCTGGGGTGATGGTATCAGGATAGGGGAGGCAGACAAATCTCCTCTTGAGAACATAACAGTATCCGGCAACCACATTGACGGAGTTGAAGGTGCCGGAATCGGCATCTTATCAGGCAGTGAACAACTCACTGTAAGCGGGAACTTAGTCCGGAATATTACTCTTTACGGCATTGACTTTGGCATGGGTTCATTGTATCCGGCAGACACCTCATTCTTTGAGATTAACAGAAATGAGATTCACAGTTCAAAAGATAATTCAGGGACATACGGTATGTATCTCTCCGGAAATAACGGCCATATCGAAGAGAATAACCTCTCAGGTTTCATCTGTGCACTTCGTCTTTCAGGTGACAGCTTTGAGGTTAAAAACAACAGCATCTCTGATATAAGAGGAGCAGGAGGTCTTTACGGTGCTGAAGCCGCTGTGGCTGTTTACGGCGATGAAAATGTAATCAGTGATAACAGGATCTCCGGATATACCGGTGTTGAGGACAGGGGGCTTCAGTACGGCATACGCCTTGACGGCAGTGACGGGAATCTCTTAAACAATACTGTGAGCAATTACTTCTCCGGGCTTGATATAATCGGGAATAATCACAATGTCACCGGAAATACCTTAAACGGCATATCCGGAAGCACCCTTAATCATCACGTGGTCAACTTTTCGGCTGAAAACTCGCTCTTTGAGGGCAATACAATCATAAACACAACCCAGAAGACCTGGGCAAGAGGAGTTGTTTATTCCACAAACTGCAGCGGGAACGTATTCTCGAAAAACCTGATTGATACGGGTGATAACGGGTTTTATATCACTAAGATCAAAAACGGGACAGTATTCAGTGAGAATATTTTAACAAACATCACTTCGTCAGGGATCTATGCAGGAGAAGTCTCAGGCGGGGACCCGGCTACATCTGCCGGCTATTCAGACATGCAGATACTCAACAACACATTTGCAGGTATGAGTGCACAGGGTGGAAGCGGGGTCTATATCGACCGGATTTATGGCTCATCGATCGCCGGAAACAATATCACAGACTGCTGTTACGGCATAGATATGTGGCCATATACAAAGGAGAGCATAATTTCGGATAACTTAATAATCAACGGTTCAGAGGGCATAAGGCTCAGGGGGACAGGTGATCTTGCCACCGGAAACACTATCCTGAATTATTCCGGAAAGGGGATTTACCTGTACAACCCGTCCAAAACCATCCTCAGGAACAATACAATTCTGCATGGGATAGGCGGAAATCCGGCTGCAATATATGCTGAGACCTACACCGAAAATTCATACAGAATTGAGAGCAGCACAATCGGCGATATGGTGAACCTGACAACCTTCTCTATTGAAGAGAGCAGCAACGGTCTTGTTATAAAGCCTGTCAAGGCTCCACCAGAGCCACCCAAATCACCGGAATATCCATACAGCCCTGTATCTGTGGGCTGCCGGGCCGATATAAATACTTTTAACAGTTACAGGAGCAACCCTTTCAGCTTCAACCTTACCTTCCATTACGCCCCGGAATCATTAAAAGACATTCCTGAGGAGAGTATTTCTGTCTGGAAATACAATGGCAGCCATTGGTACGGAGGCAATGAAACCCCTTCATGGAATGGTTCACGCTGGCTCAATAAAGCAGACCATGAGGTGGGCGTTACAGTAATCTCTCTTCCGGCTTATTCAGCAGAACCCGTAATATTTGCTCCTCTTGCTGAAACTCTAAAGGCCGACTTCTCCGCAGAACCAAGAGAAGGAACAGTGCCGGTGAGGGTTAGCTTTACGGACCTCTCAGCAGGCGACCCTGATAAATGGTCATGGTCGTTTGGTGACGGAGATGTAAGCAGTGAGGAAGGTCCGGTTCATACATACACCATGGGAGGAGACTACACTGTAAGTCTTACAGTCTCAAAGGACGGCAGAAATAACACGGCAGTTAAGGAGAATTATATTACAGTTGAGAACCACCCTCCTGAACTCTCCGGAATAGCCCCGCTGTACGGTTACAGCAATGGGTCATTAATAAATGCCTTACTGAACGGGAGCGGGTTTATTGCAGGTGCTGAAGTAACCCTTACAAAGACCGGATTTCCGGATATGAAAGCCTCAAATGTAACTGTAATAACACCTTCAGTGATAAACTGCACATTAGACCTTCATGGCGCTGAACCTGGTCAGTGGACTGTGAAGACTTCAAATTATGACGGAAAATCTGCATCATTAAAAGACGGATTTATTGTCCGGCCACGTGGTGATTTCAACGGCAATGGATTTGTGGATATAGGTGATGTCTCAAAGGTTGCATATATGGTAGCAGGAAAAGAGCCTGAAGACCCTGAGGCTGACTTTTACGGGGACGGAAATGTCGATGTAGGCGATGCAGCAAGGATTGCATGGTACTTCACCGGAAAGTTGCCCGGTCTCTGA
- a CDS encoding ABC transporter permease, giving the protein MDVIYTIWLRNLKRYLRSKSRIVGSLGMPLFFLIILGFGLNSVVNISGVGGNYVDFLVPGIVAMSVLFTSIFSGIQIIWDKQFGFLKETLVAPISRTEIMLGQTFGGATTAIIQGTIILVLSLFIGLEIPNIAGLFIAFGFMALVGIGFTSLGIAIASRMEDMNGFQLIMSFIIFPIFGLSGAMFPIDSLPPAFKTLTLFDPLTYGVEGIRFGLNGVSQINPFVCLAVLLGFSGAMIILGAFLFRKTKI; this is encoded by the coding sequence ATGGATGTCATCTATACTATCTGGCTCAGAAACCTCAAAAGGTACCTGAGGTCAAAGAGCAGGATTGTAGGCAGCCTTGGGATGCCGCTCTTCTTCCTGATTATCCTTGGATTCGGGCTGAATTCGGTTGTGAACATCTCGGGTGTCGGCGGGAACTATGTGGACTTCCTCGTCCCCGGAATTGTGGCCATGAGTGTTCTCTTTACATCAATATTCTCCGGAATCCAGATTATCTGGGACAAGCAGTTTGGATTTTTAAAAGAGACTCTCGTTGCTCCGATTTCAAGGACGGAGATTATGCTGGGGCAGACATTTGGCGGGGCAACAACGGCGATTATACAGGGTACAATTATTCTTGTGCTCTCGCTCTTTATCGGGCTTGAAATACCGAATATTGCCGGGCTGTTTATCGCATTCGGATTTATGGCCCTGGTCGGAATTGGCTTTACATCCCTTGGGATTGCGATTGCATCAAGGATGGAGGATATGAACGGTTTTCAGCTCATCATGAGCTTTATAATCTTTCCAATATTCGGACTTTCAGGGGCAATGTTTCCGATAGACAGCCTTCCTCCGGCGTTTAAGACACTGACGCTCTTTGATCCGCTTACATACGGTGTTGAGGGGATAAGGTTTGGCCTTAACGGTGTGTCGCAGATAAATCCGTTTGTATGCCTTGCTGTCCTGCTCGGATTCTCAGGTGCAATGATAATTCTCGGAGCATTCCTCTTCCGGAAAACAAAAATATAA
- a CDS encoding ATP-binding cassette domain-containing protein, whose protein sequence is MTAVNVENLTKKFGDFTAVDGISFDIEEGEIFGLLGPNGAGKTTTISMLATMLNPTSGKAEIAGYDIQKNEDGVRKSIGIVFQDQSLDEELTAWENMDFHGRLYRIEKKIRLERIKELLELVGLWERKDDIVKTFSGGMRRRLEIARGLLHRPKVLFLDEPTLGLDPQTRNYLWEYIEKMSREMRITVIITTHYMDEADRLCGRIGIIDRGKIVALDTPENLKKRIGGDVITVKSPDYNGKMSGIERLWIEKTDFYDGFFSVAVHDAEEHLSEMIEILIERKIKITSVSVHKPTLEDVFLHYTGRSIREEEAGSKDHMRMAFKAGRH, encoded by the coding sequence ATGACAGCAGTGAATGTTGAGAATCTCACAAAAAAATTCGGCGATTTCACAGCAGTTGACGGTATCTCTTTTGATATAGAGGAAGGTGAGATCTTCGGGCTTTTAGGGCCGAACGGTGCAGGCAAGACAACTACAATCTCAATGCTTGCAACAATGCTTAACCCGACTTCCGGAAAGGCGGAGATTGCCGGCTATGACATCCAAAAGAATGAGGACGGTGTCAGAAAGTCAATAGGGATTGTTTTCCAGGACCAGAGCCTTGACGAAGAGCTTACTGCATGGGAGAACATGGACTTTCACGGGCGCCTTTACAGGATTGAGAAAAAAATCCGGCTTGAAAGAATAAAAGAGCTGCTGGAGCTTGTGGGCCTGTGGGAGAGAAAAGATGACATTGTAAAGACTTTTTCGGGCGGGATGAGGCGCCGGCTTGAGATTGCAAGGGGCCTTCTGCACCGGCCGAAAGTGCTCTTCCTCGATGAACCGACACTTGGCCTTGACCCACAGACAAGGAACTATCTCTGGGAGTATATCGAAAAAATGAGCCGGGAGATGAGGATAACTGTCATCATCACCACCCATTACATGGATGAGGCTGACAGGCTCTGCGGGAGAATCGGAATAATCGACAGAGGGAAAATTGTTGCACTTGATACACCGGAGAACCTTAAAAAGAGGATAGGCGGGGATGTTATAACTGTAAAATCGCCGGATTATAACGGGAAAATGTCCGGAATTGAGAGGCTCTGGATAGAGAAGACAGATTTTTATGACGGCTTTTTCTCTGTAGCTGTCCATGACGCAGAAGAACACCTCTCAGAGATGATCGAAATCCTGATTGAGAGAAAGATAAAGATTACCTCGGTTTCCGTGCATAAACCCACACTTGAGGATGTATTTCTTCATTATACCGGCAGGTCTATCCGCGAGGAGGAGGCAGGGTCAAAGGACCATATGCGGATGGCATTTAAGGCAGGGAGGCACTGA
- a CDS encoding PadR family transcriptional regulator — translation MVLIRNTFDGDNMSGPLKFTGKKNGRGRGLIQLYILHSLNSEPKSGYELLKEISAKTKGAWVPSKGTLYPMLKKMEDEGLTELSETGQRGKNIYRLTPEGVRMLEDIVNRKREERKKMYVFRDLLFEIFGEGNVPYMADMHELHFLADKIPDEKQDEAALLIKKCLDELRRIVPDDSSEC, via the coding sequence ATGGTTCTTATCAGGAATACATTCGATGGCGATAATATGAGCGGACCGCTGAAATTTACCGGGAAAAAAAATGGCAGAGGCAGGGGTTTGATCCAGCTTTACATCCTGCATTCACTCAACAGTGAGCCAAAATCCGGCTATGAACTGTTAAAGGAGATATCTGCAAAGACAAAAGGGGCATGGGTGCCAAGCAAGGGCACATTATATCCAATGCTTAAAAAAATGGAGGATGAGGGCCTCACTGAACTTTCTGAGACCGGACAGCGTGGTAAAAATATCTACCGGCTGACTCCTGAAGGCGTGAGGATGCTTGAGGATATTGTGAACCGGAAACGTGAGGAGAGGAAGAAGATGTATGTCTTCAGGGACCTCCTCTTTGAGATATTTGGTGAAGGAAATGTCCCTTATATGGCAGATATGCATGAGCTGCATTTTCTGGCAGATAAAATTCCGGATGAGAAACAGGATGAGGCAGCCCTCCTGATAAAAAAATGCCTTGATGAATTAAGGAGGATTGTACCTGATGACAGCAGTGAATGTTGA
- a CDS encoding response regulator, with amino-acid sequence MNNILIVDDNPVLLDIYSEILRKEGYSVSVAESGDDALDILRDRNFGIILLDIMMEPMNGWEILRSIRKFKDSDEAEIIILTAKALHPDEVLIYGDMIQGFLMKPVHIDLLRDYLIMIISERERRDDMISGSAKSNFSAGDISEYETLNQQIRVWEELLFILEDTYGVEKIAENREFREKTEQIRDIIADKKYNARVLESSLGLRD; translated from the coding sequence ATGAATAATATTCTGATTGTCGATGACAATCCTGTTTTGCTTGACATTTACTCGGAAATTCTCCGGAAGGAAGGATATTCTGTGTCTGTTGCTGAATCTGGTGATGATGCTCTCGATATTCTCAGGGACCGGAATTTTGGGATAATACTGCTTGATATTATGATGGAGCCGATGAACGGCTGGGAAATTTTAAGATCAATCAGGAAATTTAAAGACTCTGATGAGGCAGAGATAATTATTCTGACTGCAAAGGCACTTCATCCCGATGAGGTTTTAATTTACGGCGATATGATTCAGGGCTTCCTTATGAAGCCGGTGCATATAGATCTCCTCAGGGATTATCTTATCATGATAATATCTGAGAGGGAGAGGAGAGACGATATGATCTCAGGCTCTGCAAAATCTAATTTCTCTGCCGGAGATATAAGTGAATATGAGACTTTAAATCAGCAGATTCGGGTATGGGAGGAGCTTCTCTTTATTCTTGAAGATACATACGGGGTGGAGAAGATTGCCGAAAACAGGGAGTTCAGAGAAAAAACTGAGCAGATCAGAGATATTATCGCTGATAAGAAATATAATGCCCGGGTTTTGGAGAGTTCCTTAGGCCTTAGAGATTAA